GCGTGCATTTTTCCGCCGAAACGTTGGCGTGCAATCGTCCAAAGCCAATCCACCAATGGATTACGGTGTGGATTATACATAGAAGTCATTGGCATGCCTTGAGTGTGCAAAATAATGCCAGACGCATCAATCGCCCAGCCATGTGGCACCATAAGAATAATATTCTTTCCTTCAGCTTTTGCCTGTTCGATATGTTCAAGACCGATAAATTCGCTTCGTTTTTGCAAATGTTTCTTTGAACGGATTGCAATCTCACCAATTCCAAACATAACTTGTGTAACAACCGTAAACATTTTATCAATCACTTGCTCACGTTGTTGTTCAGTCCAATGAGGGAAACAATATTGCAAGTTAGTTTGTGCACGCGTACGCTGTTTCTTTGCTTTATGCCCAATCCAAATACCTAATTTTCCCGCAAATTTATCGCGCAGACGAAAAGGCACAAATGCTAACAACAATAAAAAGAAAATACCAAGCCAAATCCCCCAATATTGAGGCTTTAAATACGACCATGAAAAGTGCGCTTCATAGCCCACTCTCGCCGTCAAACGTAAATTTTGTTGATTATCCGACATAATAAAATGTAATTAATTTTAACCGCACTTTTGCGCGCTTTCCGAATTAAAAATGAAACCAACCCTGATCGTAAATCATTTTAGCCGTCATCATAAAAGACATGATAACAACCATCGGTCGAATCAAGGTTTTACCTTTCGTCATCACCATTTTGGCACCTAAATTTGCACCTAAAATGCTCCCAGCCATCATCACGAAACCCACTTTCCAAAGAATTTGTCCACCCAATAAGAAAAGCGCAAAAGAAGCAAGGTTCGAAGTGAAGTTCATCACTTTTGCATGTGCCGTCGCTTTCGGGAGATTAAATCCTAGCAAAGTAACACAGGCTAAACTCATGATTGAGCCAGTCCCTGGTCCAAAGAAGCCATCATAAAAACCTAAAAATGGGCTAACTAAAAGACCAAATAACATGTAACTTAAACGCTGTTTTCGATCTTCATCACCTAATTTAGGGGTAAATAAAAAATATAGACCAATAGCTAAAATCAAAAAAGGCAGCATTTTTTTGAAAATCGCCACGTCAATTGATTGAATTAATAATGTACCTAGGGCTGAACCTAAGAAAACCCAAATCAAAATAAACCAAATATCGCGTAAATTGACCGCTCTTTTTCGCAAGAAATAAAGGCTTGCGGATAATGCACCGCCCATAGCTTGCAATTTGTTGGTGCCTAACGCCATTGCTGGTGGCATGCCAGTCATAAGCAACGCTGGAATAGTAATTAATCCACCACCGCCAGCAATTGCATCGATAAATGATGCGACAAAACCAACACAAAACAATATTGCTAAAAGATCAATGCCGATATCCATATTGATTTACCTTAATGCTATTCTAACCATTCACTCCGATTCGGGGAATTTAAAATTTGTTGGCACAAAAACGGCTCAGGCGGTGTAACTTTAGGTTTGCTCACTGAAGCACCTGGTTTTGGCGGTTCAAACCAAGAATATAATTCGTCTCCACAACCATCACCAGCAGGCACAGGCGCTTGATTTTCACAATAAGATGCATCTGCGGGGCAAGTTAAACGAACATGAAAATGAGAGTTGTGTCCATACCAAGGACGAACTTTGTGTAGCCAACCGCGATCATTGCCAGCGGTTTGACATAATTTTACCTTAATCGCAGGATTAACAAAAATACGCGTCACATTTGGATCTTGTGCGGCTAACTTGATTAACGTCGCATGATTGCTATTCCATACTCGTTCATCCACTCGTTGCGCCTTTCTATCTACAACTAATAAACCTTTACCATCAGAATTCAGCGCATCGGCGTCTGACATTTCGCCCATTCTTAACCAAATATCCGCATCTAATCCCATCTGATGGCTAGCATGACCCGTTAAAAACCGCCCGCCACCCGGCATGGCAATATCACCCACTAACATAGTTGGTAACCCAGCAGCTTTAGCTCGCTGCCCCAAACGTTCAATATACTGAATCATATTTGGATGACCATAATAACGATTGCGATTCATACGAATAACTTGGTAACCTTCACCTTTCGGCGGTAATGCTTGCGCTCCAATAATACACCCGTTGGTATAACTACCAATAGGACTTGCTTTACCATCTTCACTTGGAATAGGGCGTTTCACTTTTTTCCAATCTAGAGGAGACGCAACAACGTTCAGAGAGAAAAGTGCGGTAAAAATTATGGTTGTTTTTAATAAAATTTTATTCATTCTAAAGTTTTGCTGTAGGTAAGTATATCCTAGGTCTTGCCGTGGGTAAGTATATCCTAGGTTTTACCGTGGGTAAGTATATCCTAGGTTTTGCCGTGGGTAAGTATACCCACGGTTAGAAAAATAGTTCCCCTTTGGGGAACTTTACACTTACCCCAAAGGGGTAGCATCAAACTAACCTAGGGTATACCTACCCTAGGCACAGACTCCCATCTTATACTAAGATTATTTACACTGAGCCTTAAAACGTAAGAGATGATCTAATAAGACAATCGCCACCATAGCTTCCGCAATTGGCACAGCACGAATCCCCACACAAGGATCGTGACGACCTTTTGTTACAACTTCTACGGGTTTACCATTAAGATTGATTGAACGACCAGGAATCGTAATGCTTGAAGTTGGTTTTAGTGCAATAGTGGCGATAATTGGCTGTCCTGAACTAATTCCGCCTAAAATGCCGCCTGCGTGATTACTTTCAAAGCCATTAGGTGTCATTTCATCACGATGTTCCGAACCACGTTGTTCAACCACTGCAAAACCATCACCAATTTCGACGCCTTTTACTGCATTAATTCCCATTAATGCGTGAGCAAGATCTGCATCTAAACGGTCAAATACTGGCTCGCCCAATCCTACAGGTACATTTTCTGCAATAACAGTAAGTTTTGCACCAATAGAATCTCCTTCTTTTTTAAGTTCACGGATCAATTCATCGAATTTTTCTACCGCACTTTCATCAGGGCAAAAGAATGGATTGCTGTTTACCTTTTCCCAATCAATTTCTCCGATGATCTGTGGCGAAATTTTCACATGACCGATTTGACTTAAAAAACCACGGACTTCAATACCAAAATGTTCGCGTAAATATTTTTTTGCAATCGCTCCCGCTGCAACTCGCATCGCTGTTTCACGCGCTGAAGAACGCCCACCGCCACGGTAATCACGGATGCC
The nucleotide sequence above comes from Haemophilus influenzae. Encoded proteins:
- the lpxM gene encoding lauroyl-Kdo(2)-lipid IV(A) myristoyltransferase (LpxM is lauroyl-Kdo(2)-lipid IV(A) myristoyltransferase, an enzyme characterized in Escherichia coli and involved in biosynthesis of the form of lipid A found in that species and some closely related species.), with protein sequence MSDNQQNLRLTARVGYEAHFSWSYLKPQYWGIWLGIFFLLLLAFVPFRLRDKFAGKLGIWIGHKAKKQRTRAQTNLQYCFPHWTEQQREQVIDKMFTVVTQVMFGIGEIAIRSKKHLQKRSEFIGLEHIEQAKAEGKNIILMVPHGWAIDASGIILHTQGMPMTSMYNPHRNPLVDWLWTIARQRFGGKMHARQNGIKPFLNHVRKGEMGYYLPDEDFGVEQSVFVDFFGTYKATLPGLNKMAKLSKAVVIPMFPRYNAETGKYEMEIHPAMNLSDDPEQSARAMNEEIESFVTPSPEQYVWILQLLRTRKDGEDLYD
- a CDS encoding TSUP family transporter; this translates as MDIGIDLLAILFCVGFVASFIDAIAGGGGLITIPALLMTGMPPAMALGTNKLQAMGGALSASLYFLRKRAVNLRDIWFILIWVFLGSALGTLLIQSIDVAIFKKMLPFLILAIGLYFLFTPKLGDEDRKQRLSYMLFGLLVSPFLGFYDGFFGPGTGSIMSLACVTLLGFNLPKATAHAKVMNFTSNLASFALFLLGGQILWKVGFVMMAGSILGANLGAKMVMTKGKTLIRPMVVIMSFMMTAKMIYDQGWFHF
- the mepA gene encoding penicillin-insensitive murein endopeptidase, yielding MNKILLKTTIIFTALFSLNVVASPLDWKKVKRPIPSEDGKASPIGSYTNGCIIGAQALPPKGEGYQVIRMNRNRYYGHPNMIQYIERLGQRAKAAGLPTMLVGDIAMPGGGRFLTGHASHQMGLDADIWLRMGEMSDADALNSDGKGLLVVDRKAQRVDERVWNSNHATLIKLAAQDPNVTRIFVNPAIKVKLCQTAGNDRGWLHKVRPWYGHNSHFHVRLTCPADASYCENQAPVPAGDGCGDELYSWFEPPKPGASVSKPKVTPPEPFLCQQILNSPNRSEWLE
- the aroC gene encoding chorismate synthase translates to MAGNTIGQLFRVTTFGESHGIALGCIVDGVPPNLELSEQDIQPDLDRRKPGTSRYTTPRREDDEVQILSGVFEGKTTGTSIGMIIKNADQRSQDYGEIKDRFRPGHADFTYQQKYGIRDYRGGGRSSARETAMRVAAGAIAKKYLREHFGIEVRGFLSQIGHVKISPQIIGEIDWEKVNSNPFFCPDESAVEKFDELIRELKKEGDSIGAKLTVIAENVPVGLGEPVFDRLDADLAHALMGINAVKGVEIGDGFAVVEQRGSEHRDEMTPNGFESNHAGGILGGISSGQPIIATIALKPTSSITIPGRSINLNGKPVEVVTKGRHDPCVGIRAVPIAEAMVAIVLLDHLLRFKAQCK